In Lentilitoribacter sp. Alg239-R112, the following proteins share a genomic window:
- a CDS encoding P1 family peptidase — translation MTFKAGVKNLITDVGGLRVGNAGDNKLKSGTTVILCDEPAVAAVQVLGGAPGTRETDLLEPHNTVETVHAITLSGGSAFGLDAASGVQAYLREKSIGFEVGEHKIPIVPSAILFDLINGGDKDWGTYPPYRELGFNAAENAYIDFDIGSVGAGLGALTANMRGGLGSTSSVTESGLTIGALSAVNPMGAVTIGDTRHFWAAPFEIDHEFGGLGYPQPIPDNTTDLQIKFRETQRGGANTTIAVIATDAILTKAQAKRLAISAHDGFARAIWPSHNIYDGDLVFTLATGTSGRKPNPDEFIDLCAAATSTMARAIARGVYAADAKPDDILPSWIGFK, via the coding sequence ATGACATTTAAAGCAGGTGTAAAAAACCTCATTACCGATGTCGGTGGACTGCGTGTTGGCAATGCTGGCGATAACAAGTTGAAATCTGGTACAACCGTCATCTTATGTGATGAACCAGCCGTTGCAGCCGTGCAGGTATTAGGTGGCGCGCCTGGCACTCGTGAAACGGACCTTTTAGAACCACATAACACCGTGGAAACCGTTCATGCGATCACATTATCCGGCGGGTCGGCTTTTGGTTTAGATGCGGCTAGTGGTGTACAAGCTTATTTGCGTGAAAAATCCATTGGCTTTGAGGTCGGCGAGCATAAAATCCCCATCGTGCCGAGCGCAATTCTTTTTGACCTGATAAATGGTGGCGATAAAGACTGGGGCACATACCCACCCTATCGCGAACTTGGATTTAATGCAGCAGAAAATGCATATATCGATTTTGATATTGGGTCCGTCGGTGCAGGGTTGGGAGCACTCACAGCAAACATGCGTGGTGGCCTTGGCTCCACCTCATCTGTCACAGAAAGCGGACTAACAATAGGCGCACTATCAGCGGTCAATCCTATGGGTGCAGTGACAATTGGAGATACGAGACATTTTTGGGCCGCTCCATTTGAGATCGACCATGAATTTGGTGGATTGGGCTATCCTCAACCAATACCGGACAATACAACTGACTTGCAGATAAAGTTTCGAGAAACGCAACGCGGTGGCGCCAACACAACAATTGCTGTTATTGCCACCGACGCGATCTTAACAAAAGCACAGGCAAAACGACTAGCAATTTCTGCCCATGATGGTTTTGCTCGTGCTATTTGGCCAAGTCATAATATTTATGATGGAGATCTTGTTTTCACCCTTGCAACAGGAACATCTGGCAGGAAACCAAATCCAGATGAATTTATCGATCTGTGTGCCGCAGCAACAAGTACAATGGCGCGCGCCATAGCACGAGGTGTATATGCAGCCGATGCAAAACCCGATGATATTCTACCAAGTTGGATCGGATTTAAGTGA
- a CDS encoding ABC transporter substrate-binding protein → MNKNVAYIFQVILAVICFSLPSMAQEQKLLRVGIVAPDDGTLSLLGTQLRAGFYIHEQQFIDNPPTFEFVEEAEICEPEAGADIAYSLEEARVDVVVGFFCVESLSAALPVLQQINVPVININIRSDIVRDEAARLDLPLFSLAPRASDQAKFASRYIIDNWGDKSVALIEDGTISNRELADAIRLQLDDGGFQPIVLDNFRPGQEKQFGLVRRLGQSKITHVFVGGSRLDTSIMARDAASIGLEFTFAGGDALRAADEGLKLPNGTIAILPDIKMSGDNAIAARAAFDSAGIFPDRFPILGYATAEIMNQLAQVNDDDLSESLKSTEFKTIIGPVTFNQFGERQESVFNAMIWQDGRFVEEVSN, encoded by the coding sequence ATGAATAAAAATGTGGCCTATATTTTTCAGGTGATTCTGGCTGTTATTTGCTTTAGCCTGCCCAGTATGGCTCAGGAGCAAAAGCTGCTACGCGTTGGCATTGTTGCACCTGATGATGGTACCCTGTCACTTCTGGGCACTCAGTTACGTGCTGGGTTTTATATACATGAGCAACAGTTCATTGATAATCCGCCGACATTTGAATTCGTCGAAGAAGCCGAGATTTGTGAGCCGGAAGCAGGCGCAGATATTGCCTATTCACTGGAGGAGGCGCGAGTTGACGTTGTTGTTGGGTTCTTTTGTGTTGAAAGCCTATCGGCCGCCCTACCCGTTTTACAACAAATTAATGTCCCCGTGATCAATATCAATATTCGCTCTGACATTGTGCGCGATGAAGCTGCTCGCCTTGATTTACCATTATTTAGCCTTGCACCGCGTGCCAGTGATCAAGCCAAATTTGCATCCCGCTACATTATCGATAATTGGGGTGATAAATCTGTCGCGCTGATTGAGGATGGCACGATTAGCAATCGTGAACTCGCAGATGCTATTCGCTTGCAACTCGATGATGGCGGCTTTCAGCCCATTGTGCTGGATAATTTTCGCCCAGGTCAAGAAAAGCAATTTGGCCTTGTCCGACGTTTGGGCCAATCCAAAATCACACACGTCTTTGTTGGTGGCTCACGTCTTGATACGTCCATCATGGCTCGTGATGCTGCATCCATAGGCCTTGAATTTACGTTTGCAGGCGGAGATGCTTTGCGTGCTGCCGATGAAGGTCTTAAATTACCAAATGGTACAATTGCTATATTGCCAGACATCAAAATGTCTGGCGACAATGCCATTGCCGCGCGCGCAGCGTTCGATTCAGCTGGTATTTTTCCAGACCGCTTCCCCATCCTTGGTTATGCCACCGCAGAAATTATGAACCAGCTTGCACAGGTAAACGATGATGATCTATCTGAAAGCCTCAAATCCACCGAATTTAAAACAATCATTGGACCCGTGACCTTCAATCAATTTGGCGAACGCCAGGAAAGCGTTTTCAATGCTATGATATGGCAGGACGGGCGTTTTGTCGAAGAGGTTAGCAATTAA